In one window of Meiothermus sp. DNA:
- the ffh gene encoding signal recognition particle protein, whose translation MFETLSQRIRAAVDKLRGRGRISEADLKATLREIRMSLLEADVNFEVAKNFVNRVQEKTLGQAVLESLTPAEQILTVVYEELVQMLGGEAKQPVLKNEGNLWFMVGLQGSGKTTTTGKLAQFYKSKGRRPLLVAADTQRPAAREQLRILGEKIGVPVLEVADNERPETTRTRLQQHLTFDYRDLVIVDTAGRLQIDEALMDELARLKEVLGPSETLLVVDSMTGQEALNVSKTFDERIGVSGLILTKLDGDARGGAALSARHVTGKPIYFAGVSEKLEGLEPFYPDRLAQRILGMGDLQTLLEKAKQAELEAPQKDLKEITLEDLITQMRQMRKMGSFTEILGMIPGMSRMLPAGFSVDEKQVNRMEAIVLSMTPKERRDPRILNASRRKRIAAGSGTSVQEVNRLIKTFEDTKQMLKTLAKQQQRGGRGLFRR comes from the coding sequence ATGTTTGAGACCCTTTCCCAACGCATTCGCGCTGCTGTGGACAAGCTGCGCGGGCGGGGCCGCATTAGCGAGGCCGACCTCAAGGCCACCCTGCGCGAGATTCGCATGTCGCTCCTGGAGGCCGATGTCAACTTCGAGGTCGCCAAAAACTTCGTAAACAGGGTACAGGAGAAAACCCTGGGCCAGGCTGTGCTGGAGAGCCTCACCCCGGCGGAGCAAATCCTGACTGTGGTCTACGAAGAGCTGGTGCAGATGCTGGGAGGGGAAGCCAAACAGCCGGTGCTCAAGAACGAGGGCAACCTGTGGTTTATGGTGGGCTTGCAAGGCTCGGGGAAGACCACCACCACCGGCAAGCTGGCCCAGTTCTATAAGTCCAAGGGGCGCCGCCCCTTGCTGGTCGCTGCCGACACCCAGCGCCCCGCCGCCCGCGAGCAGCTGCGCATTCTGGGCGAGAAGATTGGGGTGCCGGTGCTCGAGGTCGCCGATAACGAGCGCCCCGAGACCACCCGCACCCGCCTGCAGCAGCACCTGACCTTCGACTACCGCGACCTGGTCATTGTGGACACCGCAGGCCGCCTGCAAATAGACGAAGCCCTGATGGACGAGCTGGCCCGGCTCAAAGAGGTGCTGGGCCCCTCCGAGACCCTGCTGGTAGTGGACAGCATGACCGGTCAGGAGGCCCTGAACGTTTCCAAAACCTTCGATGAGCGGATTGGAGTCTCGGGTCTGATTCTGACCAAGCTCGACGGCGATGCCCGGGGTGGGGCGGCGCTTTCGGCCCGGCACGTGACCGGCAAGCCCATCTACTTTGCGGGGGTTTCGGAGAAACTCGAGGGTCTCGAGCCCTTCTACCCCGACCGGCTGGCCCAGCGCATCCTGGGCATGGGCGATCTCCAGACCTTGCTGGAGAAGGCTAAGCAGGCCGAGCTCGAGGCCCCCCAGAAAGACCTCAAGGAAATCACCCTGGAAGACCTCATCACCCAGATGCGCCAGATGCGCAAAATGGGCAGCTTCACCGAAATCCTGGGCATGATTCCCGGTATGTCGCGGATGCTCCCGGCTGGCTTTTCGGTAGACGAAAAACAGGTGAACCGCATGGAGGCCATTGTGCTCTCCATGACCCCCAAAGAGCGGCGTGACCCCAGGATACTCAATGCCTCGCGGCGCAAACGCATCGCAGCAGGCTCGGGAACCTCGGTGCAGGAGGTCAACCGCCTCATCAAAACCTTCGAGGACACCAAGCAGATGTTGAAAACCCTGGCCAAACAGCAGCAAAGAGGGGGCAGGGGGCTCTTCAGGCGATAG
- a CDS encoding rhodanese-like domain-containing protein, producing MRTLKSELLKSFLQDKPLVVDVRPPEHYNQSDFEGAVHIPLHDIQHGNHNLPKDRPILLICERGVMSELAGLYLEAAGYELVYNLEGGLQKLRKKADKQSMDVGL from the coding sequence ATGCGAACCCTCAAATCTGAGTTGCTTAAAAGCTTTCTCCAAGACAAGCCGCTGGTGGTGGATGTACGCCCGCCCGAACATTACAACCAAAGCGACTTTGAAGGAGCAGTGCACATCCCCCTGCACGACATCCAGCATGGCAACCACAACCTGCCCAAAGACCGCCCCATCCTGCTTATCTGTGAGCGGGGAGTAATGAGCGAGCTGGCAGGGCTGTACCTTGAAGCTGCGGGTTATGAGCTGGTGTACAACCTCGAGGGAGGCCTGCAAAAGCTGCGGAAAAAAGCTGATAAGCAGTCTATGGACGTTGGTCTATAG
- a CDS encoding ferritin: MPKANPSLISGKLAQKLKEQIGHELGAHQQYLAIGTYFAQQNLDKWAALFYKQAAEEKEHALKIVRFLTDVGEAAHFPAIPAASTGFKSAADAVSQALKWERTVTEQFQTMAKIALAESDFVGFQFLQWFLEEQVEEVSSMEKYLALVESGINLFQAEALLELAS; this comes from the coding sequence ATGCCCAAAGCCAACCCGTCGCTCATTTCCGGCAAACTGGCCCAGAAACTCAAAGAGCAAATCGGCCATGAGCTTGGGGCTCACCAGCAATACCTGGCTATTGGTACCTACTTTGCCCAGCAAAACCTGGACAAATGGGCGGCGCTGTTCTACAAGCAGGCCGCGGAAGAAAAAGAGCACGCCTTGAAGATTGTGCGCTTCCTGACTGATGTGGGGGAGGCGGCCCACTTTCCGGCCATACCGGCAGCTTCTACCGGCTTCAAGAGCGCCGCCGATGCGGTTTCGCAAGCCCTCAAGTGGGAGCGCACCGTTACCGAGCAGTTTCAGACTATGGCTAAAATCGCCCTTGCCGAGAGCGATTTTGTGGGCTTCCAGTTCCTACAATGGTTCTTGGAAGAGCAGGTTGAAGAAGTGAGCAGCATGGAGAAATATCTGGCCCTGGTGGAAAGCGGGATTAACCTATTCCAGGCCGAGGCGTTGTTGGAGTTGGCGAGCTAG
- a CDS encoding KH domain-containing protein, protein MKDLVEYLAKAVVDHPASIRVDERRGREGLVYYIETHPEDKGRIIGRQGRVIESIRTVVRSFARGRVSVEVR, encoded by the coding sequence ATGAAAGACCTGGTTGAGTACCTGGCCAAAGCCGTTGTAGATCACCCGGCCTCCATTCGCGTAGATGAGCGCCGGGGCCGCGAAGGTTTGGTGTATTACATCGAAACTCATCCTGAAGACAAGGGCCGCATCATCGGACGGCAGGGTCGCGTCATCGAGAGTATCCGCACGGTGGTGCGTTCGTTTGCTCGAGGCCGGGTTTCGGTGGAGGTGCGCTAA
- a CDS encoding FAD-binding oxidoreductase, protein MTLNLGKKHLPSSHRPTYPQPARTAQELQARLGREKVLLELAQRRNYSYDGIAMGVTPAVVVLPTSTADVVETVRFANQVGLPIVARGAASGLSGGAVPIQESIVMSFTRMTGLHIDPQARIATVQPGVVTLQISELAKPYGLWYPPDPASFRTSTIGGNLAENAGGPMCFKKGVTGDYVVELEFVDFAGQVHRLRREAYDLVGLLVGSEGTLGLITEAKLRLEPIPRYTRTLMAIFNEVGRAAEAVSEAIAAGAVPSKLEFMDNGCINAVEDYLKLGLPREAAAILLVDTDGDDPQIVEEELAWVAEACQKHGATVRLAQTMAESEALWKARRSISPAIGAIKPKRMNEDIAVPRSSLPEVMRSIEALGQAYGLRVVQFGHIGDGNLHPNVLYDPKVDPEEKVWELLHEIARVALRHGGVLSGEHGIGIMKRDFMSEAVDPETLEALRKVKAAFDPRNRLNPGKVLPEAHSFTD, encoded by the coding sequence GTGACCCTGAACCTTGGCAAGAAGCACCTGCCATCCTCACACCGCCCCACATACCCCCAACCGGCCCGAACGGCCCAGGAACTACAGGCTCGGCTAGGCCGGGAGAAGGTTTTGCTCGAGCTGGCCCAGCGGCGCAACTACTCCTACGACGGCATTGCCATGGGTGTGACCCCGGCTGTGGTGGTGCTGCCGACCTCGACTGCCGATGTGGTCGAGACTGTGCGGTTCGCCAATCAGGTGGGTCTGCCCATTGTGGCACGCGGGGCGGCCAGTGGTTTGTCGGGCGGGGCGGTGCCAATCCAGGAGTCCATCGTGATGTCATTTACCCGTATGACTGGCCTGCACATCGACCCCCAAGCCCGCATCGCCACGGTGCAGCCGGGGGTGGTTACGCTGCAGATCAGCGAGCTGGCCAAACCTTATGGGCTATGGTATCCCCCTGATCCGGCTTCTTTTCGCACCAGCACCATTGGGGGCAATCTGGCCGAAAACGCTGGAGGGCCGATGTGCTTCAAGAAGGGTGTGACCGGCGATTATGTGGTGGAGCTCGAGTTCGTGGACTTTGCCGGGCAGGTGCACCGCCTGCGGCGCGAGGCCTACGACCTGGTGGGCTTGCTGGTGGGTTCCGAGGGTACGCTGGGGCTTATCACCGAAGCCAAACTGCGCCTGGAGCCCATCCCGCGCTACACCCGTACCCTGATGGCCATTTTCAACGAAGTGGGGCGGGCCGCCGAAGCCGTCTCGGAGGCCATTGCGGCCGGTGCGGTGCCAAGCAAGCTCGAGTTCATGGACAACGGTTGCATCAATGCCGTGGAAGACTACCTCAAGCTAGGGCTGCCCCGCGAGGCAGCGGCCATTTTGCTGGTAGATACCGATGGCGACGACCCCCAGATAGTCGAGGAGGAGCTGGCCTGGGTGGCCGAAGCCTGCCAGAAGCATGGGGCCACCGTGCGCTTGGCACAGACCATGGCCGAGAGCGAAGCCCTATGGAAGGCCCGCCGTTCCATTTCTCCCGCCATCGGCGCCATTAAGCCTAAGCGCATGAATGAGGACATCGCGGTACCGCGCTCGAGCCTGCCCGAGGTGATGCGCAGCATCGAAGCGCTGGGTCAGGCCTATGGCCTGCGGGTGGTGCAGTTTGGGCATATTGGGGATGGCAACCTGCACCCCAATGTGCTCTACGACCCCAAAGTGGATCCGGAAGAAAAGGTCTGGGAACTCTTGCACGAGATAGCCCGGGTGGCCCTGCGGCATGGAGGGGTTTTGTCCGGAGAGCACGGCATTGGCATTATGAAGCGCGACTTTATGAGCGAAGCGGTCGACCCCGAGACCTTAGAGGCTTTGCGCAAAGTCAAGGCGGCTTTCGACCCACGGAACCGCTTGAATCCGGGTAAAGTGTTGCCTGAAGCCCACTCGTTCACGGACTAA
- the trmD gene encoding tRNA (guanosine(37)-N1)-methyltransferase TrmD, translated as MKYTILTLFPDLIRPWTEESIVQKAIQKGLIEVDIRDIRAYSEDKHKTVDDTPYGGGAGMVMRVDVVVRALEAAGPADERILLSPAGAPFTQRMAEELARKSHLVLLCGRYEGIDARVEHFVTREVSIGDYVLMGGELGALVILEATARLIPGVIKEAESHQQDSFSTGLLDYPHYTRPPEFRGQSVPEILTSGHHAKIAEWRRKQALKRTKDRRPDLLEKAELTAKDLVWLEEAES; from the coding sequence ATGAAATACACCATCCTGACCCTGTTTCCTGACCTGATCCGCCCCTGGACGGAAGAGTCAATTGTTCAAAAAGCCATTCAGAAAGGCCTGATTGAAGTAGATATCCGCGATATCCGGGCCTACAGCGAAGACAAACACAAAACTGTAGACGACACCCCCTATGGCGGTGGAGCCGGCATGGTGATGCGGGTGGACGTGGTGGTGCGGGCCCTCGAGGCCGCCGGGCCAGCCGACGAGCGCATTCTGCTAAGCCCTGCCGGAGCACCCTTTACCCAGCGCATGGCCGAGGAGCTAGCCCGGAAGTCACACCTGGTGCTTTTGTGTGGGCGCTACGAAGGGATTGATGCCCGGGTGGAGCACTTTGTGACCCGCGAGGTTTCCATAGGCGACTACGTGCTGATGGGCGGGGAGCTGGGGGCGCTGGTCATTCTGGAAGCCACCGCCCGCTTGATTCCGGGGGTCATAAAAGAAGCCGAAAGCCACCAGCAGGACTCCTTTTCTACCGGCTTGCTGGACTACCCCCACTACACCCGGCCCCCGGAGTTCCGGGGCCAGAGCGTGCCAGAGATCCTGACCTCGGGCCACCACGCCAAAATTGCCGAATGGAGGCGCAAGCAAGCCCTCAAGCGAACCAAAGATCGCCGACCCGATCTGCTCGAAAAAGCGGAGCTAACGGCAAAGGATTTGGTCTGGCTCGAGGAAGCGGAATCTTGA
- the mgtE gene encoding magnesium transporter: protein MYDTQNLVGLDALQRALEESDAFKVKAALEELYPAQILEHWSAFAPEHRLPILTLLSPADAAEVFSHLEETEQAELLEALPPWRVKELLDELSLDDLADTINAVEEENPAQAEALLRQLDPETRAEVEELTEYDEDEAGGIMTSEYIAVRDAMRVEEVFRFLRREAPDAEQIYVIYVVDAEERLEGVLTLRDLIVADPKTRVAEIMNPDVIFVRDNTDQEEVARLMADYNFTVLPVVDEDKKLVGIVTIDDVVDVIQEEATEDIYRLGAVESPELVYSKSSVWELWSARVRWLIILIVTGSITSSILQGFESVLEAVTALAFYVPVLVGTGGNTGNQSSTLIVRALATRDVTLGDWLRIMRKELGVGMLLGLTLATLLTIKVIIDGQKDLLVVVGISLGLVVLLANVVGAMLPLLLRRLRLDPALISNPLIATVTDVSGLVVYLSVARWLLNL from the coding sequence ATGTACGACACCCAAAACCTGGTTGGGCTGGACGCCCTCCAAAGGGCCCTCGAGGAGAGCGACGCCTTCAAGGTCAAAGCAGCGCTGGAAGAGCTGTATCCGGCGCAAATTCTGGAGCACTGGTCGGCGTTTGCCCCCGAACATCGCCTCCCCATCCTGACCCTGCTCTCCCCCGCCGATGCGGCGGAGGTCTTCAGCCACCTCGAGGAAACCGAACAAGCCGAACTCCTGGAGGCTTTGCCCCCCTGGCGGGTCAAGGAGCTTTTAGACGAACTCTCGCTGGACGACCTGGCCGACACCATCAACGCCGTCGAGGAGGAAAACCCGGCCCAGGCCGAGGCCCTGCTCCGCCAGCTCGACCCCGAGACCCGGGCCGAGGTCGAAGAGCTAACCGAGTACGACGAGGACGAGGCCGGGGGCATCATGACCTCGGAGTACATCGCGGTACGCGATGCCATGCGGGTCGAGGAGGTGTTCCGCTTTCTGCGCCGCGAGGCCCCCGACGCCGAGCAGATTTACGTGATATACGTGGTGGACGCCGAAGAACGCCTGGAAGGGGTACTCACGCTGCGCGACCTGATTGTGGCCGACCCCAAAACCCGCGTCGCGGAGATCATGAACCCCGATGTCATCTTCGTTCGCGACAACACCGACCAGGAAGAAGTAGCCCGCCTGATGGCCGACTACAACTTCACGGTGCTGCCGGTGGTGGACGAGGATAAAAAACTGGTGGGGATTGTCACCATTGACGACGTGGTAGACGTCATCCAGGAGGAGGCTACCGAAGACATCTACCGGCTGGGCGCGGTGGAATCGCCCGAGCTGGTGTACAGCAAGTCGAGCGTGTGGGAGCTCTGGAGCGCCCGGGTGCGCTGGCTGATTATCCTGATCGTGACCGGCAGCATCACCAGCAGCATCCTGCAAGGCTTCGAGTCGGTGCTCGAGGCGGTCACTGCTTTGGCTTTCTACGTTCCGGTGCTGGTGGGTACCGGCGGCAACACCGGTAATCAGTCGAGCACCCTGATCGTGCGGGCGTTGGCCACGCGCGACGTGACCCTGGGCGACTGGTTACGAATCATGCGCAAAGAGCTGGGGGTAGGCATGCTGCTGGGTTTGACCCTGGCCACCCTGCTGACCATCAAGGTTATCATTGACGGGCAAAAAGACCTGCTGGTGGTGGTGGGCATTTCTTTAGGGCTCGTGGTTCTGCTGGCCAATGTGGTGGGGGCCATGCTGCCCCTTCTGTTGCGCCGCCTGCGGCTCGACCCGGCCCTGATTTCGAACCCCCTCATTGCTACCGTGACCGACGTAAGCGGGCTGGTGGTGTACTTGAGTGTGGCCCGATGGCTGCTCAACCTATGA
- the rpsP gene encoding 30S ribosomal protein S16, with protein MTKIRLSRFGSKGNPHYRIVVVDSRVKRDGGYIERIGYYDPRKTTRDWLKLDQERLQYWLGVGAQPTDTVKKLIKQASA; from the coding sequence ATGACCAAGATTCGTCTCTCTCGTTTCGGCTCCAAAGGCAACCCGCACTACCGCATAGTGGTAGTGGACAGCCGTGTCAAGCGCGACGGCGGCTATATCGAGCGCATTGGCTACTACGACCCCCGCAAGACCACCAGAGACTGGCTCAAGCTCGACCAGGAACGTTTGCAGTACTGGCTGGGTGTTGGCGCCCAACCCACCGACACCGTCAAGAAGCTCATCAAACAAGCCAGCGCATAA
- a CDS encoding Uma2 family endonuclease: MELEAHTQKRHEWVDGYLFAMAGGTANHNRLISRLNRLIFDSAEAWGCELFMADMIQQTPSGQGYYPDLFLSCELPDGKARYKQQASWVIEVLSETTEAIDRGEKPATCDKTSAH; this comes from the coding sequence TTGGAGCTCGAGGCCCATACCCAAAAGCGCCACGAATGGGTCGACGGTTATCTGTTTGCCATGGCGGGTGGAACCGCCAACCACAACCGGCTCATCAGCCGCTTGAATCGCCTTATTTTCGATAGTGCCGAGGCCTGGGGTTGCGAGTTGTTCATGGCTGATATGATTCAGCAAACTCCCAGCGGACAGGGCTACTACCCCGATCTGTTTCTTTCGTGCGAACTACCCGACGGTAAAGCCCGCTACAAGCAGCAGGCTAGCTGGGTGATAGAAGTGCTTTCCGAAACCACCGAGGCCATAGACCGGGGTGAAAAGCCTGCGACCTGCGACAAGACATCGGCACATTGA
- the rplS gene encoding 50S ribosomal protein L19, whose translation MNRGALLKVVEKKYTRTDIPQFKPGDTVRVNYKVVEGNRTRVQAYEGVVLKIKRNGFNSAFTVRKISFNEGVERVFPFNSPLIESVQVVSRGKVRRAKLYYLRELRGKAARIKGDRKRLNQDVEARAVAAKEAAEAKAAEAARQEAESAAHASEVAEENKE comes from the coding sequence ATGAACCGTGGTGCTTTGCTCAAAGTAGTAGAAAAGAAGTACACCCGTACCGACATCCCCCAGTTCAAACCCGGCGATACCGTGCGTGTCAACTACAAGGTGGTGGAAGGCAACCGCACCCGCGTACAGGCCTACGAAGGCGTGGTGTTGAAGATTAAGCGCAACGGCTTCAACAGCGCCTTCACGGTACGCAAAATTTCCTTCAACGAAGGGGTGGAGCGGGTTTTTCCCTTCAACTCGCCGCTCATCGAGAGTGTGCAGGTGGTGAGTCGGGGTAAGGTGCGTCGGGCCAAGCTTTACTACCTGCGTGAACTGCGTGGTAAAGCGGCGCGCATCAAAGGCGACCGCAAGCGCCTCAACCAGGATGTGGAAGCCCGCGCGGTGGCTGCCAAAGAAGCTGCCGAAGCCAAGGCTGCTGAGGCTGCCAGGCAAGAAGCCGAAAGCGCGGCCCATGCCAGCGAAGTGGCTGAAGAAAACAAGGAATAG
- the rimM gene encoding ribosome maturation factor RimM (Essential for efficient processing of 16S rRNA): MRRIEIGRIGKAYGMAGGLKFRGEPVVYDLERVYLEGLGYRAIEEIEELGNELVVYLSGVQNRQEAEQLAGLRVYADQDDLPQLEEGEYYYFELIGRPVFVDGRPFGEVVDVEDGAQERLVIKAKGTSLRAQSKTYLVPLQAPYVKIEADGIYIETIPGLLE; the protein is encoded by the coding sequence ATGCGGCGCATCGAAATTGGACGAATCGGAAAAGCCTATGGCATGGCGGGGGGCCTCAAGTTTCGAGGCGAACCGGTGGTGTATGACCTCGAGCGGGTTTACCTCGAGGGACTGGGTTACCGGGCGATAGAAGAAATTGAGGAGCTGGGTAACGAGCTGGTGGTGTATCTCTCCGGTGTGCAAAACCGCCAGGAGGCTGAACAGCTGGCCGGTTTGCGCGTATATGCCGACCAGGACGACCTTCCCCAACTGGAGGAAGGCGAATACTACTACTTCGAGCTTATAGGCAGGCCGGTTTTTGTGGATGGGCGGCCCTTTGGGGAAGTGGTGGATGTGGAGGATGGCGCGCAGGAACGGCTCGTCATCAAAGCCAAAGGCACCTCGCTGCGGGCCCAGAGCAAAACCTACCTGGTGCCGCTCCAGGCGCCTTATGTGAAAATCGAGGCCGACGGCATTTACATTGAGACCATTCCGGGTTTGCTCGAGTAG
- the carB gene encoding carbamoyl-phosphate synthase large subunit, with translation MPARTDLKKILIIGSGPITIGQAAEFDYSGTQALKALRSVGYEVVLANSNPATIMTDPELSEGTYLEPLTVEFMEKIIAAERPDALLPTLGGQTALNLSMALFEQGILDKYGVELIGANAAAIKKGEDREEFQKAMLKIGVDVPRGKMVHGLEEGLAFAREVTGYPVVVRPSFTLGGTGGGIAENEAEFIEILTRGLSLSPTHSALVEESIVGWKEYELEVMRDKNDTVVIITSIENVDPMGVHTGDSITVAPAQTLSDVEYQRMRDAAIAIIREIGVETGGSNIQFAIDPKTGRMIVIEMNPRVSRSSALASKATGFPIAKIAALLAVGYTLDEIPNDITQKTPASFEPTIDYVVTKIPRFAFEKFSTLPNVNPGGFSDRLGTQMKSVGEVMAIGRTFKESFGKALRSLEADVRAEFSTYTTEELWTRLYPSPTRIYAILELLRRGEQVDNLYDKTRIEPWFLTQLKEVVEAEHDLETESHRLQDAEDWRYVKSLGLSDAQVGELVGVSEAAARKQRLASGSRPVYKTVDTCAAEFEAYTPYHYSAYELEDEVRQTDKPKVVILGSGPIRIGQGVEFDYATVHAVWALREAGFETIMVNSNPETVSTDYDTADRLYFEPLTLEDVLNLTEHEHPLGAIATLGGQTPLKLAKKLADAGVTLLGTPWEAIHRAEDRAEFNRLCAELGIPQPKGAVARTPEEALQLAETLGYPLMARPSYVLGGRAMQVVQNAEELRWYLNGIYAALAERPSILLDQYLDNALELDVDALCDGNRVVVAGIMEHIERAGVHSGDSATILPPISLSPEQLETVKEYTRKLALSVGVRGLINVQYAIKDGTVYILEANPRASRTVPFVSKAIGHPLAKYAALIAVGKTLEELGFTQDPTPAFYSVKEVLIPWLKFPGVIPVLGPEMRSTGESMGLDTDPYLAYYRAELGVGQRLPLAGKVRFISAEALKAEWTEAGFIASEDDYDLLIALTPHPELRRAVETGKPFITTLEGAKWSLEAIRRARSSGLPVRSLQSWHTV, from the coding sequence ATGCCCGCCCGCACCGACCTCAAAAAAATACTCATCATTGGCTCTGGCCCCATCACCATCGGCCAGGCCGCCGAATTCGACTACTCCGGCACCCAGGCCCTCAAGGCCCTGCGCAGCGTGGGCTATGAGGTGGTGCTGGCCAACTCCAATCCTGCTACCATCATGACCGACCCCGAGCTTTCGGAGGGGACGTACTTGGAGCCCCTCACGGTGGAGTTCATGGAAAAAATCATCGCCGCCGAGCGCCCGGACGCCCTGCTCCCGACCCTGGGGGGACAGACCGCGCTCAACCTCTCCATGGCCCTTTTCGAACAGGGGATTCTGGACAAATACGGGGTGGAGTTGATTGGGGCCAATGCCGCTGCCATCAAGAAGGGTGAAGACCGCGAAGAATTCCAGAAGGCCATGCTGAAAATTGGGGTGGACGTGCCCCGGGGCAAGATGGTGCACGGTCTGGAAGAGGGGCTGGCCTTTGCCCGCGAGGTGACCGGCTATCCGGTGGTGGTGCGACCCAGCTTTACCCTGGGGGGCACCGGCGGGGGTATTGCCGAAAACGAAGCAGAGTTCATTGAGATTCTCACCCGTGGGCTCTCGCTCTCCCCCACCCACTCCGCACTTGTGGAGGAGTCCATTGTGGGCTGGAAGGAGTACGAGCTCGAGGTCATGCGCGACAAGAATGACACCGTGGTGATCATCACCTCCATCGAGAACGTAGACCCCATGGGCGTCCATACCGGCGACTCCATTACCGTAGCCCCGGCCCAGACCCTTTCGGATGTGGAGTACCAGCGCATGCGCGACGCGGCCATCGCCATCATCCGCGAGATTGGGGTGGAGACCGGCGGCTCCAACATCCAGTTCGCCATTGACCCCAAGACCGGGCGCATGATCGTGATCGAGATGAACCCCAGGGTCTCGCGCTCCAGTGCCCTGGCTTCCAAGGCCACCGGCTTCCCTATTGCCAAAATTGCCGCGCTGCTGGCGGTAGGCTACACCCTGGACGAAATCCCCAACGACATCACCCAAAAAACCCCGGCCTCCTTCGAACCCACCATCGACTATGTGGTCACCAAGATTCCCCGCTTCGCCTTCGAAAAGTTCAGCACTTTGCCCAACGTGAACCCGGGCGGCTTTTCCGACCGGCTGGGCACCCAGATGAAGAGCGTGGGCGAGGTGATGGCCATTGGCCGCACCTTCAAGGAGTCCTTTGGCAAGGCCCTGCGGAGCCTCGAGGCCGACGTGCGAGCGGAGTTTTCCACCTACACCACCGAGGAGCTATGGACCCGGCTCTACCCCAGCCCTACGCGAATTTATGCAATCCTGGAGCTGTTGCGCCGGGGCGAGCAGGTAGACAACCTCTACGACAAAACCCGCATCGAGCCCTGGTTCCTGACCCAGCTAAAAGAGGTGGTGGAGGCCGAGCACGACCTCGAGACCGAAAGCCACCGGCTGCAGGACGCCGAGGACTGGCGCTACGTGAAAAGCCTGGGCCTGTCCGACGCCCAGGTGGGCGAGCTGGTGGGGGTCTCCGAGGCAGCGGCCCGCAAGCAGCGCCTGGCCTCAGGCTCCAGGCCGGTCTACAAAACCGTGGATACCTGCGCGGCCGAGTTCGAGGCGTACACCCCCTACCACTACAGCGCCTACGAGCTGGAAGATGAGGTACGTCAGACCGATAAGCCCAAGGTGGTGATTCTGGGAAGTGGCCCCATCCGCATCGGGCAGGGGGTGGAGTTCGACTACGCCACCGTGCACGCAGTCTGGGCCCTGCGGGAAGCCGGTTTTGAAACCATTATGGTCAACTCCAACCCCGAGACCGTGAGCACCGACTACGACACCGCCGACCGCCTCTACTTTGAGCCTCTAACTCTCGAGGACGTGCTCAACCTGACCGAGCACGAGCATCCCCTGGGCGCAATTGCCACCCTGGGTGGCCAGACCCCCCTGAAGCTGGCCAAAAAGCTTGCCGATGCCGGGGTAACCCTGCTGGGCACCCCCTGGGAGGCCATCCACAGGGCCGAAGACCGCGCCGAGTTCAACCGGCTTTGCGCAGAACTGGGCATTCCCCAGCCCAAAGGGGCCGTCGCCCGCACCCCCGAGGAAGCCCTGCAACTGGCCGAGACCCTCGGCTACCCCCTGATGGCCCGGCCCAGCTACGTACTGGGGGGGCGGGCCATGCAGGTCGTGCAAAACGCCGAGGAGCTGCGCTGGTACCTGAACGGCATCTATGCGGCCCTGGCCGAGCGGCCTTCGATTCTATTGGATCAGTATCTGGATAATGCACTCGAGCTCGACGTGGACGCCCTCTGCGACGGCAACCGGGTGGTGGTAGCCGGCATCATGGAGCACATCGAGCGGGCTGGGGTTCACTCGGGCGACTCGGCGACCATCCTGCCCCCCATCTCACTTTCGCCCGAGCAGCTTGAAACCGTCAAAGAATACACCCGCAAGCTGGCCTTAAGCGTGGGGGTCAGGGGCCTTATCAACGTGCAGTACGCCATCAAGGACGGTACCGTGTACATCCTCGAGGCCAACCCCCGGGCCTCGCGCACGGTGCCGTTCGTTTCCAAGGCCATCGGTCATCCGCTGGCCAAGTACGCCGCCCTGATTGCGGTGGGCAAAACCCTCGAGGAGTTGGGCTTCACCCAGGATCCCACCCCGGCCTTCTACTCGGTCAAGGAGGTGCTCATCCCCTGGCTCAAGTTCCCCGGCGTGATTCCGGTGCTGGGGCCGGAGATGCGCTCCACCGGCGAGAGCATGGGCCTCGACACCGACCCCTACCTGGCCTACTACCGGGCCGAGCTGGGTGTGGGCCAGCGGCTGCCGCTTGCGGGCAAGGTGCGCTTTATCAGCGCCGAGGCCTTGAAGGCCGAGTGGACTGAAGCAGGTTTTATAGCCTCCGAGGACGACTACGACCTGCTGATCGCCCTTACCCCCCACCCCGAGCTGCGTCGGGCGGTGGAGACCGGCAAGCCTTTCATCACCACTTTGGAAGGGGCAAAGTGGAGCCTCGAGGCCATCCGGCGGGCCCGCAGCTCGGGCCTGCCGGTCAGGTCGTTGCAAAGCTGGCATACTGTCTAG